In Nicotiana tabacum cultivar K326 chromosome 2, ASM71507v2, whole genome shotgun sequence, the following proteins share a genomic window:
- the LOC142166871 gene encoding uncharacterized protein LOC142166871: MWVKVNSVHNRCFKMMLDLSNQAQSILTSFDKQSEKTKSEYRVRLNASIDDARYLLKEGMSFRGHDERETSIRRGNFLDLLKWYANKKDDVKKVVLENAPKNDIMICPNIQKDIVSSCAKETLKTIVEDLNGDYFGILVDESKAVSHKEQMALILRYVNKEDTSAKSLKEAIYLMLLEHSLSKSQIRGQGYDGASNMQGEIKGLKTLIMNDTPSAYCIHCFAHQLQLTLVAVAKKHYETEQFFDILANVLNIVGGSFKCREMLRDDQAEKLEELLVLGEVHTGSGLNQELGLQRASDTRRGSHFKTVRNFISLFSSIVHVLGVLAIDGSNYHER; encoded by the exons ATGTGGGTGAAAGTGAATAGTGTTCATAATCGGTGTTTCAAGATGATGCTAGATTTATCGAATCAAGCACAATCTATTTTAACATCTTTTGATAAGCAATCCGAGAAAACTAAAAGTGAGTATCGGGTTCGCCTGAATGCCTCAATTGATGATGCAAGGTATCTTTTGAAAGAAGGAATGTCTTTTCGGGGTCACGATGAACGTGAAACTTCTATAAGAAGAGGCAACTTCTTGGATCTCTTAAAGTGGTATGCAAATAAGAAGGATGATGTAAAGAAAGTTGTGTTAGAAAATGCTCCAAAAAATGACATTATGATTTGTCCAAATATACAAAAAGACATTGTGAGTTCTTGTGCGAAAGAAACATTGAAAACAATTGTTGAAGACTTGAACGGGGATTACTTTGGGATATTGGTTGATGAGTCTAAGGCTGTCTCTCATAAGGAACAAATGGCGCTTATTTTACGTTATGTCAACAAAGAGG ATACATCTGCAAAGTCATTAAAAGAAGCAATTTATTTAATGCTTTTGGAACATTCATTGAGTAAATCTCAAATACGGGGACAAGGTTATGATGGAGCAAGTAACATGCAGGGAGAAATTAAAGGTCTTAAAACTTTGATTATGAATGATACTCCTTCAGCATATTGCATACATTGTTTTGCTCATCAATTGCAATTGACTCTTGTAGCTGTTGCAAAAAAACATTATGAGACCGAACAATTTTTTGATATtcttgcaaatgttttaaatattGTTGGGGGTTCTTTTAAGTGTAGGGAGATGCTTCGAGATGATCAAGCAGAAAAATTAGAGGAACTACTAGTGCTTGGTGAAGTTCATACAGGAAGCGGTTTAAATCAAGAACTTGGACTTCAAAGGGCAAGTGATACTCGGCGGGGTTCTCATTTTAAGACAGTGCGTAATTTTATTAGTTTATTCTCATCAATTGTTCATGTACTTGGAGTTCTTGCAATTGACGGTTCAAATTATCATGAGAGATAA
- the LOC142166872 gene encoding uncharacterized protein LOC142166872: MAKSLVDDIRSYDFVYMLHLMLKVLALTYDLNTALQKKDQDIVSVMKLAGFAKRQLQDMRDSRWNSLIKDVSLFCVKHGIVIPEMDMNYVRGKSKRKKSSVTYSYHLRVEVFYAIIDLQLSELNKRFNEVNIDLLLSMGSLSPDNFFANYDKDKIMKLATHYPNEFTDSMLEDLSFELDIYIDYVRETGNEFSNLKRLGDLSKTLVKTNLHMTWRLVYLLVKLSLILHVATATVERVFSSMKYVKNDLRSRIGDEFFNDCLVCYIEDEVFESVPNDAIIDHFQNMTSSRVQL, from the coding sequence ATGGCAAAAAGTCTAGTGGATGACATAAGATCCTATGACTTTGTGTATATGTTACATTTAATGTTGAAAGTATTGGCACTTACATATGATTTAAATACGGCTTTGCAAAAAAAAGATCAAGATATTGTAAGTGTAATGAAGCTTGCTGGTTTCGCAAAGAGACAATTGCAAGATATGAGAGATTCTAGATGGAATTCTTTGATAAAAGACGTCTCTTTATTTTGTGTCAAGCATGGTATTGTGATCCCCGAAATGGATATGAATTATGTTCGTGGAAAGTCAAAGCGTAAGAAATCAAGTGTTACATATTCTTATCATTTGCGTGTAGAGGTTTTCTATGCTATTATTGATTTGCAACTTTCGGAGCTTAACAAACGTTTCAATGAGGTGAATATTGATCTACTTCTTAGTATGGGTAGTTTGAGTCCAGATAATTTTTTTGCAAATTATGATAAAGACAAGATTATGAAACTTGCTACACACTACCCGAATGAGTTCACTGATTCTATGCTTGAGGATCTTAGTTTTGAGCTTGACATCTATATTGACTATGTGCGAGAGACGGGCAATGAATTCTCTAACTTGAAAAGACTTGGAGATCTTTCAAAGACATTGGTTAAAACAAATTTGCACATGACTTGGAGACTTGTTTATTTGCTTGTGAAGTTAAGTCTGATATTGCATGTCGCTACTGCAACGGTAGAAAGAGTTTTTTCTTCGATGAAGTATGTTAAAAATGACTTGCGAAGCAGAATTGGTGATGAATTTTTTAATGATTGTTTAGTTTGTTATATAGAGGATGAAGTATTTGAAAGTGTACCTAATGATGCGATCATTGATCATTTTCAAAACATGACAAGTAGTCGAGTACAATTGTAA